In Raphanus sativus cultivar WK10039 chromosome 5, ASM80110v3, whole genome shotgun sequence, the following proteins share a genomic window:
- the LOC108863002 gene encoding LOW QUALITY PROTEIN: mitochondrial outer membrane protein porin 1 (The sequence of the model RefSeq protein was modified relative to this genomic sequence to represent the inferred CDS: deleted 1 base in 1 codon), with protein sequence MVKGPGLYTDIGKKVRDLLYKDHNSDHKLSITTISPAGVAITSTGTKKGDLLLGDVAFLLKKKNITTDLRVSTDNTVLITATVDEAAPGLKSIFSFRAPDQNSGKIELQYLHDYAGISTSMGLTQNPTVNFSGVIGTNLLAAGTDVSFDTKSGNFTKINAGLNFTKDDLIASLTVNDKGDSVNASYYHIVNPLFNTAVGAEVSHKFSSKANTITVGTQHSLDPLTMVKARVNSAGIANALIQHQWTPGSFFTISGEVDTKAIDKNAKVGLALSLKP encoded by the exons atggtgaaaggtccaggTCTCTACACTGACATCGGCAAAAAAGTCAGAG ATCTGCTGTACAAGGACCACAACAGCGACCACAAATTGAGTATCACCACTATCTCTCCAGCCGGTGTT GCCATCACTTCAACTGGAACTAAGAAAGGTGACCTCCTTTTGGGAGATGTCGCTTTTCTTTTGAAG AAAAAGAACATCACTACTGATTTGAGAGTTTCCACTGACAATACC GTTTTGATCACTGCTACCGTTGATGAGGCTGCACCTGGACTCAAGTCTATCTTCAGCTTCAGGGCCCCTGACCAAAATTCCGGCAAG ATTGAGCTTCAGTACTTGCATGACTACGCTGGTATCAGCACCAGCATGGGCTTGACTCAGAACCCCACTGTCAACTTCTCTGGTGTTATTGGAACCAATCTCTTAGCTGCTGGTACTGATGTTTCCTTCGACACCAAATCCGGCAATTTTACCAAGATCAATGCTGGTTTAAATTTCACTAAGGATGATTTAATTGCCTCCCTTACCGT GAATGACAAAGGAGATTCTGTCAACGCTTCGTACTACCATATTGTTAATCCGCTGTTCAACACTGCTGTTGGAGCCGAAGTGAGCCACAAGTTCTCTAGCAAGGCCAACACCATAACAGTGGGAACGCAGCATTCACTCGACCCCTTGACCATGGTCAAGGCACGTGTGAACAGTGCTGGGATAGCCAATGCTCTCATTCAACACCAGTGGACACCTGGGTCCTTCTTCACTATCTCTGGAGAAGTTGACACCAAAGCTATTGACAAGAATGCTAAGGTTGGTTTGGCTCTCTCTCTCAAGCCTTGA
- the LOC108863001 gene encoding hypersensitive-induced response protein 3 gives MGNLLCCVLVKQSDVAIMERFGKFQKVLNPGLQFVPWVIGDYVAGQLTLRLQQLDVQCETKTKDNVFVTVVASIQYRVLVDKASDAFYRLSNPTSQIKAYVFDVIRACVPKLNLDDVFEQKNEIAKSVEEELDKAMTAYGYEILQTLIIDIEPDQQVKRAMNEINAAARMRVAANEKAEAEKIIQIKRAEGEAESKYLSGLGIARQRQAIVDGLRDSVLGFAGNVPGTSAKDVLDMVMMTQYFDTMRDIGAHSKSSSVFIPHGPGAVADVATQIRNGLLQAHQTNP, from the exons ATGGGTAACCTTTTGTGCTGCGTGCTGGTGAAGCAATCGGATGTGGCGATCATGGAGAGATTTGGCAAGTTTCAAAAAGTGCTTAATCCAGGTCTCCAGTTTGTGCCCTGGGTCATAGGTGATTATGTCGCCGGTCAACTCACCCTCCGCCTCCAGCAACTCGATGTTCAATGCGAAACCAAGACAAAG GACAATGTGTTTGTGACAGTGGTTGCATCCATACAATACAGAGTCTTGGTTGACAAGGCAAGTGATGCTTTCTACAGACTTAGCAATCCAACATCACAAATCAAAGCCTATGtctttgatg TGATAAGAGCATGTGTACCGAAGCTGAACTTGGACGACGTGTTCGAGCAGAAGAATGAAATAGCCAAATCCGTGGAAGAAGAGCTAGACAAAGCCATGACTGCTTATGGTTATGAGATCCTTCAAACCCTTATCATCGACATCGAGCCTGATCAACAGGTCAAACGCGCCATGAACGAAATCAACGCCG CGGCGAGGATGAGAGTGGCGGCGAACGAGAAAGCAGAGGCGGAGAAAATCATTCAGATAAAGAGAGCAgaaggtgaagctgagtccAAGTACCTTTCTGGTCTTGGTATCGCTCGCCAGAGACAAGCTATCGTGGACGGTCTCAGAGACAGTGTTCTCGGTTTCGCTGGAAACGTGCCGGGGACGTCAGCTAAGGATGTGTTGGACATGGTGATGATGACTCAGTACTTTGACACGATGAGAGACATCGGAGCTCACTCCAAATCTTCGTCCGTGTTTATTCCTCACGGTCCCGGCGCCGTCGCTGACGTGGCAACACAGATTCGAAACGGATTACTTCAGGCCCACCAGACCAATCCCTAA
- the LOC108859003 gene encoding uncharacterized protein LOC108859003 produces MLSHKPWLDPTMLGEAKILVEVELDKPFAQKIAAWDNQENYAMIDVEYSWLPSKCEKCGHLGHKAKRCLSISQQKAPAKDQGAVVVNVSASPPIVDAPSLKEIPITHSMDDQVPPTNVINTISKEAVVSATNIVISKVGSSVKSVANEDGLVGSSVQDASTEVEFTPDPSATMFSSSTPTIDMFSSLATVTVLENMCNSPSIICINDSIETLHLEPPQNLSSTSVPKEVSTGTRDDSGNVEPDLGSNKFASLINVDDEEDTLESENELESMDYLTPSGKRILRERPVKPTTKAREMQSQHSSRGRGNRGRGNRGRRG; encoded by the coding sequence ATGCTGTCCCACAAGCCATGGTTAGATCCTACAATGCTTGGAGAAGCAAAGATTTTAGTGGAAGTTGAGCTTGATAAGCCTTTCGCTCAAAAAATCGCAGCATGGGATAACCAAGAAAATTATGCTATGATTGACGTTGAATACTCTTGGCTTCCTTCCAAGTGTGAGAAATGTGGTCATCTTGGACACAAGGCAAAGAGATGTTTATCCATATCACAGCAAAAGGCTCCAGCAAAGGATCAAGGAGCGGTTGTTGTCAATGTTTCTGCATCTCCTCCAATCGTTGATGCTCCTTCTCTTAAAGAAATTCCTATCACTCATTCTATGGACGACCAGGTACCACCAACGAATGTGATCAATACCATCTCTAAGGAGGCTGTTGTCTCAGCTACAAACATTGTTATAAGCAAAGTGGGTTCTTCAGTAAAAAGTGTGGCTAATGAGGATGGCCTAGTTGGATCCTCTGTTCAAGATGCGTCTACTGAGGTGGAATTCACGCCTGACCCTTCTGCAACTATGTTTTCATCTTCTACACCTACTATTGACATGTTTTCTTCTCTGGCGACAGTCACAGTACTTGAGAACATGTGTAACTCACCTTCAATTATCTGTATCAATGACTCAATTGAGACTCTACATCTGGAGCCTCCCCAAAATTTATCATCCACCTCTGTCCCTAAGGAAGTTTCTACAGGCACAAGAGATGATAGTGGTAATGTTGAGCCCGACCTGGGTTCTAATAAATTTGCTTCTTTGATCAATGTGGATGACGAGGAAGATACACTGGAATCTGAAAATGAATTGGAATCGATGGATTACTTGACACCTTCGGGAAAAAGAATCCTTCGAGAAAGGCCGGTCAAACCGACAACAAAGGCTAGGGAGATGCAATCGCAACACTCAAGCCGGGGACGGGGAAACCGAGGGCGTGGAAATCGTGGGAGGCGTGGCTAG
- the LOC108859001 gene encoding LOW QUALITY PROTEIN: uncharacterized protein LOC108859001 (The sequence of the model RefSeq protein was modified relative to this genomic sequence to represent the inferred CDS: inserted 1 base in 1 codon), whose translation MVKVSVLLCFVLLVVIMVSASFAENNKVKSTDLKKVKGQETDQSIKVNDDGEHDDDHDHDHDNDNDADHDNNHDHNHDNDDDDDHDHDNDNEDDDDNDKDDHDDDNKGGDDNDNDDGDNEDDEKEKVGVYELKKGSLTVKFTNRGASIISLFYPDKNGKMEDVVLGYDSVSEYMNDTVFFGATVGRVANRREKTDANDAKNTIHGGMKGFGRHAIWRVAKHRYNGKKPYIVFTYTSTDGDQGKLDVTATYTLLGENQMKLVMEAKAREKATPVNLVHHSYWNLGGHINGGILSEEIQILGSGYAHADENLIPTXKILSVKGTSYDFLKLRPIKDNIDEIKPGHGINYCLDGVANQIRKVVVLVDKRSKRKMELSTDQAGLKFYTGRNSKTIKGKNGSVYKAYSGLCLETHSFSNAINNQYLPSQIVKPGGKYKHTLLFKFSIVP comes from the exons ATGGTTAAGGTTTCAGTtttattgtgttttgttttgttggttGTAATCATGGTTAGTGCATCATTTGCCGAAAACAATAAAGTGAAATCGACTGATTTGAAGAAAGTCAAAGGACAAGAAACTGATCAGTCGATTAAGGTAAATGATGACGGTGAGCATGACGATGACCACGATCATGATCATGACAATGATAATGATGCTGATCATGATAATAACCACGACCATAATCATGACAATGATGATGACGACGATCATGATCATGACAATGataatgaagatgatgatgataatgataagGATGATCATGACGATGACAATAAAGGTGGTGATGATAACGATAACGATGATGGTGATAACGAAGATGATGAAAAGGAAAAAGTGGGGGTATATGAGCTAAAGAAGGGGAGTCTGACTGTCAAATTTACGAATCGCGGTGCTTCTATCATATCTCTCTTTTACCCCGATAAAAATG GAAAGATGGAAGACGTCGTTCTTGGGTATGATAGCGTCAGTGAGTACATG AATGATACTGTATTTTTTGGAGCGACTGTGGGACGTGTAGCCAATAGAAGAGAAAAGACCGATGCCAACGATGCTAAAAACACAATTCATG GTGGGATGAAAGGGTTTGGTCGTCATGCGATTTGGAGAGTTGCGAAACACAGATATAATGGCAAGAAACCTTATATTGTTTTCACCTACACAAGTACTGATGGCGATCAAG GGAAACTAGACGTCACCGCGACGTATACATTGCTCGGAGAAAACCAAATGAAATTGGTGATGGAAGCAAAGGCTAGAGAGAAAGCAACTCCTGTGAATTTAGTTCATCATTCTTATTGGAATCTTGGTGGTCATATCAATGGTGGTATATTGTCTGAAGAAATTCAAATTCTCGGTTCCGGTTATGCTCACGCCGACGAAAATCTCATCCCCA GAAAAATCCTCTCCGTTAAAGGAACATCATACGATTTTCTCAAACTCCGACCTATTAAAGATAACATCGATGAGATTAAGCCAGG GCACGGCATAAATTATTGTCTGGACGGTGTTGCTAACCAGATCAGAAAAGTCGTGGTGCTTGTGGACAAAAGATCGAAGAGAAAAATGGAGTTATCTACAGACCAAGCTGGTCTAAAGTTCTATACCGGAAGAAACTCGAAGACAATAAAAGGGAAAAACGGTTCGGTTTATAAAGCTTACTCTGGTTTATGTCTAGAAACACATAGTTTCTCCAATGCAATCAATAATCAGTATCTTCCTTCGCAGATAGTTAAACCGGGTGGAAAATATAAGCATACTTTGCTCTTTAAGTTTTCTATCGTTCCCTAA
- the LOC108859861 gene encoding LOW QUALITY PROTEIN: probable pectate lyase 7 (The sequence of the model RefSeq protein was modified relative to this genomic sequence to represent the inferred CDS: inserted 1 base in 1 codon), with translation METAMLFKLVCVIFIASLIPTLRANVAETDEYWVKMANEAQKRTLMAYHPDPYQIVDHFHERHYDNSTDVEETEEHASEEEDDIGMISSPTNSTRRSLRGRGRGRGRGRGRGRGRGRGRGKWSKLKGPCTASNPIDKCWRCQPNWAMRRKNLVKCVRGFGYRTTGGKLGRIYVVSSNRDDDTVNPRPGTLRHAVIQNEPLWIIFKHDMSIRLSQELMINSHKTIDARGTNVHIAYGAGITMQYVQNIIIHGLHVHHIVPGSGGMIRNSNDHFGFRGQADGDGISIFGATNIWLDHISMSKCQDGLIDAIMGSTGITISNSHFTHHNDVMLLGAQNDNQADKKMQVTVAFNHFGKGLVQRMPRIRWGFVHVVNNDYTHWELYAIGGSQSPTILSHGNRFIAPPHIQHYREVTKRDYAPESEWKXWNWRSDKDIFMNNAYFRQSGNPRFMCSHSRQQMIKPKHGSAVSKLTKYAGALDCRVGKPC, from the exons atggaGACGGCTATGCTTTTCAAATTAGTGTGTGTGATTTTTATTGCCAGTTTGATTCCTACCTTAAGAGCCAATGTTGCGGAGACCGATGAGTATTGGGTAAAAATGGCAAATGAAGCTCAAAAACGTACCCTTATGGCTTATCATCCCGATCCCTATCAGATTGTCGACCACTTCCACGAGCGTCACTACGA CAACTCTACTGATGTGGAGGAAACGGAGGAACACGCATCCGAGGAAGAGGACGACATTGGGATGATTTCTAGTCCTACGAACAGCACAAGACGGAGCTTAAGAGGTAGAGGTAGAGGTAGAGGTAGAGGCAGAGGCAGAGGCAGAGGCAGAGGCAGAGGCAGAGGGAAATGGAGCAAGCTAAAGGGACCTTGCACTGCAAGTAACCCTATCGATAAATGTTGGCGTTGCCAGCCCAATTGGGCCATGCGCCGCAAGAACCTCGTCAAATGTGTTCGTGGATTCGGTTACAGGACCACGGGAGGCAAACTCGGTCGAATCTACGTGGTCAGTAGCAACAGAGACGATGATACGGTGAACCCTAGACCTGGAACACTGCGTCATGCCGTGATTCAGAACGAACCGCTATGGATCATTTTCAAGCACGATATGAGCATTAGGTTGAGCCAAGAGCTAATGATTAATAGTCACAAGACGATTGATGCTCGTGGCACTAACGTGCACATCGCATATGGTGCTGGGATCACGATGCAGTACGTGCAAAATATCATCATCCATGGGCTTCACGTGCATCACATCGTCCCCGGCAGTGGTGGCATGATAAGAAACTCTAATGACCACTTTGGGTTTAGAGGACAGGCCGATGGAGATGGTATCTCTATCTTTGGAGCAACAAACATTTGGCTTGACCACATTTCTATGTCTAAATGCCAAGATGGTCTCATCGACGCTATAATGGGCTCCACCGGGATCACTATCTCTAACTCTCATTTCACCCACCACAACGAT GTGATGTTGCTTGGTGCACAAAATGACAACCAAGCGGACAAGAAGATGCAAGTCACTGTGGCTTTCAACCACTTTGGTAAAGGACTTGTGCAGAGGATGCCGAGGATTCGGTGGGGTTTCGTCCATGTTGTCAACAATGACTACACTCACTGGGAGCTTTACGCTATCGGCGGTAGCCAAAGTCCTACCATTCTCAGCCACGGAAACCGTTTCATCGCTCCTCCTCACATACAACATTACAGAGAG GTGACAAAGAGGGATTATGCTCCAGAATCGGAGTGGA ATTGGAATTGGAGATCCGACAAAGACATTTTCATGAACAATGCATATTTCAGACAATCTGGAAATCCAAGGTTCATGTGTTCACACTCTAGACAACAGATGATAAAGCCCAAACACGGTTCGGCCGTTTCAAAGCTTACCAAATACGCCGGAGCATTGGATTGCCGGGTCGGAAAACCATGCTAA